The nucleotide sequence AACAGACTGTCAAAAACTGCAAAACAATGTACCTTCTTTTTGCAAACTTtacttcctatcctccttctgtAACACTGCTAACTATCTTAAGGGAGACACATTTTGCACCCTTTGAATACTACTGAAAATTTCTATCTAGTGTACACTATACACTAACATGCATATTGCCTCTACTCTTTACTCCTCTTTGTAAAAAGTGCTTTTCCCTATACTTATCAACCCTAGCTGTGAACTATAAATAAAACTGCCAGCAATTGCAAAATGTTTAACCATTAATAGCTTTTACAGTTGAAtatttcttatttgattttttgtGAAAAGTACTATTTTTATAGCTTACACATTGGCAGTAAAATGCACTATACAAGAAAAAGTAATCAAATagtaaaaaaatctaatattGTTGATTTAAAGTTCAGCCAACTTTAATAGCAACCCACCCCATGCACTGTCAAAAAAACAATGAAGTATTGACTCATCATACAAACAGCATGCACTCTGTTTGATAGTGGTTATTGCAAAACATGGAACAATGTCTTATCCACCCAGGGTACACTGCTTACTCAACTCAGGGATACTTTGAAACTTCAACTTAACAAATAAAGGAATGAAAGCTCATCATTAGTAACACaaaacatattcacatattcagaCACAATAGTATAGTTTCTTTGCAAGgagtcccttctcttctttttgttcataTTCTATCAACATGCCAATTTGTTTGCAATGAAATACTACATGATGAGTTTTGTATTTTAGTCCTGAACTATATAAATTTGTTGAAGCTGAGTTTTCAAGTTCAAATAATGACAAAATCTTCCTGTAAAAACTGGGCTTGCTGATTGGCTGGGAGTGGGCTGTCTGAAGCTTAAAAGGTTTAGTAACTCTAATGATTATCTTGGTCACAACAAGGACTGATACTCACTCATTTAATTATATGAAGATCTAATACTGGTAATTTTATAATTGTtcttttaaaatataaaacacacataaatccTTAGAAATCATCATAAagatttataaacacataaaagaaTCATCAGTATGAAATCATACAGTATAAGATTGCCCTCCAGTTTGATTAACCATATCCAAAAGACTAAACATTACTTTAAAAAGATTTTAGTAAAATATTAAGTGTCAAGATTTATGAACAAACTGCATCAATAGTTCTTATAATGCCTTAGTATATAactctttgctatttttttcctaAATAACTAGGGCTTGCATAAAGATGGGACTGATTATGCTTGATATCTTTTACAACTTCATATCACtgacacacattttctctctccacaGCTATAGGATAATGCACTGGCTATTTATATAACAAGAAGAAAGGCTGTCTTTTTCACTTTGTTTCTTGATTCAGCTATTATGTTGAGCCACATTTTGATTAATACTTTGTTTGGTGCAAATACCTTAAACCCTCTTTTAGTCCAGCAACACAGAATGCATCTTCAAGGTTCCTGTGGTGTCTGTGACCATCTTTCTCAAATGTAGAGCTTTAGGAtgccatatattaaaaaaagtgtCAATTGCATACTTATTtctcataattaaaaaaaaaggcaaaatttaAGTCTAAATTGGATCTGTTAATGCATTCTGCTGCATAAGACACCGAAAAGATGAGATTGTCAGGGCAAAAATGTGCACAAGACACAATATCATGACTAAGACCCAGAGGTAAGAGGTATGCTAAAGTGGTTCTTCCAGTTAGCAGTCCACACCTGATTGTGAcaggtaaagaaagaaggaaataccaaatatctttatatataataataatctttgtaCAAGTATCCATTCATTAGTACTCCttcataaataacaaataatgactATTTACCAGTTTGTGATGAGCTTGAATAAGTCATGCAACTATGAAGATAGATTTATCTTATGAGGATTCACTGCAATGAATTGAAGAGAGTTTTTAAAAGAGAATCAGAAATTGGATCTCATCGATTACTATAAATACAGTCACTCATAGATGCCACATCATCAATGTTGATTtttaatgctgatggtaatgttTCCCATAAATTTCGTGTGTATGGTGGTTGTAATTTCAAGCACCAAGTTCAAACAAGATTCTGGTTATTAAAAAAAagcatgagtgtgtgtgatattcaaagAAAACTTCAAAATAAATATCTTCTCCTTCGACTTGACAATTAACTCATCGAGTGAATTACCATTTTAGTATGCAGTGATGTAGTTACCAcaaaagaataaattaaataaacaataaataaagtgaACCCATGTTAAATGATACACAACCACAACCTACAGGTAAAATCTATAGGTCGCCATCTCCCTGTAGGCTTGGAATAATTGGGATCCTAATCACATGTGGCACCCAAGAGCCTCGAACCTGGGTGGCTTAGCCCACTGTTACCActttagatgaagaaaaaaggggaagaaaagatactaataatattgataataatatttaaaaattcaTCTGTATCTTCAATCCATATGCTTTCAAGCCTGAGTTAAGGCTTGCATTTCCAAAGTTTagtgattgttttttgttgttcataCTAACTTTGAAGTTCCAAACACATGTAGGAACAATCTAAGATGTTGGCATCTAACACTTTTATCTTTCCAATCTTTTAATTACCATCATGAGTAATATAAGAGATCTTGTCAGAATCAACACCTAAATTGACTAGTAATACTTATGGCTTTCAAATCCCAGACTGAGATGTTGAAAGAAtcatatatcattaaaaaaagataatgaatatataacacCATTTCTTCCCAAAGCCaaatttcagtgtaaattagCACCTGCAGAGTCCCCTCTTAGACTATTCCACTCTACCTCTTCATACCATTAACTGAAGCCTAAGATATACTAAATAATATATCACATGTACTCTTTAAGTACGGAAGCCTTACAAAACTGCTTCATTAAAGACTACTACACATATCATATCTAAGAACTctgacataatcataataaaataacataaaactaCCATCACATGGttggcttttattttctttaaatatacaTCTTCAGATTATAAACTTCAAAATAGAAATTCAACCTGAACTATATAAATAATcagcaatgataactataagTCTAATATACACACTAGTGCCTCCCCAGGTTGAAGGGTCATGCTGCGGAACTTGACGTATCCCGAGTGGCCATGCGATGAGGCTAAAACTGAGCCTCCGAAATACAGGTGGGATAGGTCTTTGGTGAGGACATTCTGCCCAAGGTTCGCCACAACCTGCGAACTGATTCCGTCGGGGAAAGAAGCGGTCAATGACAATAAGGCCTGCATCAGCATAGCGGATCTGGGCGGGAATGAATATTTTTAGTTGGAGATTATaatgtttgtttatctaattatttcttCTGCCttagattaatataaataatatttgtattactaatctatatcagaaacaataaaaagtataataaataaaattataaggagaaaaagatgagataGAAAACAAGACTGAATAGCGTCACAGTCTCTTACCCTGTAATTTGAAGTCTTAGTTGGATGATAGTCACCCTTATAGTCGAAGATTCCATTGATGTACATAGGGACCTGAAACATTGAAAAACATTGGTAACCCTTTACTACTAAGATAGTATCACATATGGACACAAACATTTCCAAAGGCAACAGTTCACAAAGTAGGACTAAAGAGTTATTTTCAAATTATTCACAATGTATTGCTCTAAGTATAATGCAgttcaatatgttttttttggcaaactggaaaaaaaagtcataaaggAAATCCTTATGAAATTCTACTTTTAATGTAGTGATCCTAATTGTTTATGCTTTATAAGGCTGTATCATAAAGAATAGATAACAGTGAATTAGAAATTGACAGTAACTACATCAATGCTGATgtcactattatattatataaaaaataaactgtaCTTATacaccatccttctccctccacatTGATGTACACATACTGTTGTAATTAAGAATATAATGCAAAATACCTTACCTTTTCCTGTCGAGCAGTGACCATTGTTTTGAGTGCAGCAATTGTATTATTCTGAGCATCAACATTACGCTCCTCCCAACCTCTGCTAACACTTTGCCAAGGTTTTCCAGAGCTGAATCctgcattaacattttcattccaTTGCATAATAGATGACCATCCActgtcctgaaaaaaaaaaaaaaaactttataaatacatgaatataaaaggCATGATCTATCATCATCTAGACACTGGTATATAATTCTAATAAGAATGTACATTCTTCTTCCACTTTACCTTTGATGCTTCTGAGAGCCCAATTTCATCTCCATAGTAAAGAGTAATGGTCCctgggaagaagagcaagaggaaggtcCTGCCCAGAGGATGATTATGCGTGAGGTCACTGACACGCTTCCTCCAGATGCCACCCATGTTCCAGTTGATCCAGGGTAGGGACGCATGAGCATCCCAAGCAGTGGTGGAGTTGAGGACATCTGGTATGGTCTGAAGGAAAAAGCAGTCATGATACAGAACAACTTGTGATTAGATTTACTAAGTTCCTCCAGTTCcaggatgaatgagagagggagggagggagggagagagatataataaattTACAAAACTATGATTGAAGAACAGCAAACCACTAAAagtcaagaaatgaaaaaaacatgaGGCAGCTTTGGAGATGCTGACTCACCTGGGCTGACCCTGTGAGATCCACTGGAGCATCAATCAAGTCCACAAGATCCAAGACACGATCAAGATGCATCAAGTTTGACATCTTGAGGCTAGAGAGTAGTTCAAGTGGCACCATCATGACCCTGTGCTCTATACCATGACTAAAGTGGTCAAGGGTATTCCGCCACTCATGCATGGCATTCAGAAGCTCAGGATCGTTCATAAACTGTTGAAAAAATTTCTTCACTTAGGTATATCTGTCCAGATTTAATCTACTTTATATAATCTATAGGTTTTGTTTATTACAGTTGTTCGTATCTTGTAGGTATctgctatataaaaatatatatctattcaaattatttttttaataaatatcagCAAAAGTAACAGAAATTACATATTATACTAGAGTATTCCATGGAATtcctatatcattatcttttgatataaattaaaaatatggaGAAGTCTTTCGATATAAAAGGCATGCTGAGCCAAACATTAAAGTAAACAAACCTTAGTGATGTCTGGGAAAAAGAAACCATCGACTCCAAGGGATAACCAGTAATGTAAAACTTCTGAGATGTGTGAGAGAGGCAATTGCCTGACATTCGTCTCACTCACTGGCGTAACTGTGTGATTTATATCAGATCCTGTGAATCACAATAAATAAATTTCTGTAAATCAAACTCTATGCAATATATGTGAATAgtctcagaaagaaaaaaacaaaacaaaaaaactatataacTGGAATATTCAATGCATAGCTAACTTAAAATAACACCAAAGTATACCCACCAAACATCACAATGGAGAGCATATAAAAATGACCTCCTTGAACTCATACCTAAGTTAGGGTTGGTTTTAGTGGTAAGGGGAATGTCCATCAGCAGGTACATGTTCTTCTCGTGGAGTACAGCGGCCAGGAGGTGGAGATCCTTGTTGCTTCCAAACATTGGATCAACAGCAGTGTAGTTGGTGATGGGGGTGTGGCTGTGTAGGTAATCCCTTGTTTCCAGGACTGAGTTCAGCCTGATTGCCTTGATACCTATGTTCTGTGTGTGATAGGAAAATATCAAGTTCTATGAACATGCTAAGAGTGTTGATGATATGAGGTACATGCATTTTGTGTATGAAATACAATTAGGATATCCTAtgattcttttttatatacatataagacataaatatatatcagtgtttGCAGAATTTACATTTTAACATGATAAGTAAATGCAAAGGAAGTGAATACCAAGGTCATCTAAATGACACATGTTAACTTACCTTTAGATAGTCAATTCGATTCAAAACACCTGTCAGATCACCAATGCCGTCATTGTCTGTGTCTTGGAAGCTTGGAACATATATCTCGTACATGACTGACCCCTGCCACCACATGTGAGACGGGTTGCACTCCGAACCTTTTGGCatctgaagaaaatgaaaatggagtaTACTGAAATGCTGAATCCTCAAACTTCTGGACTGCACTccatgtgaaaaaaatatttgaagtaAGATCAATGTAAATAATATCTGCCACTTGCCTATTGGTAGTCTCTGCTCTGTTCCCACCCAGGTTGGATTTAAGATTGTAAGTAATCCATGATAGATCACAGCAAGTTTCATATGAATCCGACTAAAACACAgcaaataacaattaatattttgAAAGCCAGAACAAATCTGCAAATAAAAATCGTACCACCAAAAGGCAAAAATATACTAACCTGAATAAGAAGCCCAATGCCTATGCACAAGAGGCATATTAGGACCGACATGTTTAGGAGCACACAAGAGTGACGGATTCGGTTCCAGTTCCACTTGACGTAGAAGGATTCCTTGTACTTGGCACTGATGTGCACGTCGTCGCCTATCATGCAGCGGCCAAGATGAGGCTGTAATGAGAGTTttgtgttattgtgattatctctttttttctttctttttctaatcatttgttatgattttattataaatttcagGATGAGAAAGTATCGAATATTTCATGATGGGATTGTTTTGTcagacataaatgtatttataaaagcTCCCACCTACTTCCATGATGTAGATGTCTTATACAAATATTGTATCATTTCATTTGCAACTATGCAATTAACTGACTGTGGTCAATCCTACTTGCATCAAGTCGGAAATGGCTAACAATGATGACACAAAACTGAACTAAAATCTACTAtctaaaagaagataataaataatgaatgaatgaatgaatatataaatcaataaataataaaaaaaagtctgtAAAGGTCACATgcacatcaaaatatatatcagaaGTCCATGATTTTTAAATATCTCTGATTCTGATATCAGGACAAGTCTTTATCTATGCACActgataatatacaaataaactgaATTTTACCATGTGTATCACTtataagaaatgagaaataagaaatataaactaaatttattgacaTATAAATATCTAACAAGACAAAACTAGTGACTCTATGCTTAACCCTTTGAAACATGAACTTTGTCATCATTTAATTAATCAAAATGAAATTTATGAAGTAAACATATTTATTAGAACAAAATTTCTCACTATATGTTTTACTGCATATATTGAGATGATATCTTTTACACTAAAGGTAGATACTGAAAACAATAACAGATTAGTATATACAATCAATAACACATTATTCTGTTATAATATGagtaagtagtgtgtgtgtgtgtgtgtgtgtgtgtgtgtgtgtgtgtgtgtgtgtgtgtgtgtgtgtgtgtgtgtgtgtgtgcgtgtgtgtatgtgtgtgtgcgcgtgtgtgcgcgtgtgtgcgcgtgtgtgcgtgtgtgtgtgcgtgtgtttgtgcgtgtgtgcgtgtgggtgtgtgcatgtgtgtgtgcgaatgtgagtgtgagtttgagtgtgagtgtgagtttgagtgtgaatgtgagtgtgtgtgcgagtacgagtgcatgtgtgtgaatttgtatatgtCTTCCTATATGTATTCATGGTGTGTGCCTGTGGTGTGTATACTAGTGTGGATGTGTGAATGAACACAGATATGAACtcataacaaaaatgaaacaccatcaaaaaataaaaaaaaagcaaatgtgCACTCTACCTGTAACAAAGGCTTTGGGACATTGGAAGAGGTCTGCAGGCAACACACACACTGGCCAAACTACCAGAGGGATTCTACAAAGTGAAAACACAACTACAGGCATGTTTTGGTCACAGTAAGATGCAGAAGCTATATAAATGTTGTTtcttacaggattttttttttttttttttttaccacatggGAATTTATTTATGACGACCATTGCCATTTTgtcatttaaaaataaaataaaaagaagcattCTTGATAACATTCACAGGCACAGAATCCTGAttttgaaaagaagaaaggagcaaaagaaaaggaataagaagaaagatctagataaagatgaagaaagagagggaagaggggaaaacagaggcagtgaaaaaaagagagagagggaatgggagtgagtgagagtgagagtgagaatatgagagatagatagatagatagataaatagatagtgagagtgagagaatgaaaatgtgtgaaacagagacaaagataaatcacacaaaggaaaaaaataaattattaattaaCAAAAGGTTACTATTTATACAAGACTTTTATTTTTgggacattatcataataaccaaaTCATTTCATAAAAATGTCCTTTACTCTGCAATAAATAACAAATTCAAAAGAGTTGTAGAAGATTAAttatataacaaaacataaagTGTATCTGTTCATCGGGTCTTTCATATTCATTTGATATAActaattttgtattttgttcagtTAAAGATTTTCCTGTCTGACATATCACTTGTGTTTAtattgtatacgcacacacacacacacccatgcacgcacgcacacacgcacgcacgcacgcacgcacgcacgcacgcacgcacgcacgcacgcacccacccacccacccacacacacacacacacacacacacacatacacatacacacacatatatatatatacatatatgtctatctatctatttatctatttatctatcaatatataatatatatatatatatatatatatatatataatatatatatatatatatatatatatatatatatatatatatatatatatatatatatatatatatatatatacatataaatacacacacacacacacacatatatatgaaaaattatgtAACAAAAATTAAAGAGTCACTTGGCTGAGGACTCATGGAGATGAAGTTATAATAGCAAATATTTTCTATagttaaaaatataaagaagaaacagCCAACTGTATTTAAATATGTGGAATTGAACCAGGAGATTTAGTTCATCTTAAATATACTTGTATTTCTTGTAACAGTGTATGCGCTGAAAATGTCAAATTATAAAAACTCAAGTTTAGAAAAAAGTATACACTATttcaacagaaaataatttgacaggcTAAATATATTTACAGATGTTTTATGCActgtaaagaaaacgagagggaaaaaattatattgatcatATAACGCATATAGCTTACCTACAAATGTTATCTAGCAATATCAAATATCTGGAGAAATCTCCAAACTAAACCAAAATAACACAGCAGTGCAATTAACTAAGAATGAACAACAAGGCAGTAACAATGCTGGTCTTGAATAAATGATGTAAAAACAACCTCagtaattaacccaatgccaccggggaaaatgaaaaaaaaaaatggggaaaatgctgtgcctgttttctatattttttgtgaaatgtctgcccatagatggctctgctagtgtttagccataaaggagtcaattagtagaccttgtgaccatacctgatttgaaatggcgggaaaaacttattttttactagtgctatgaatatcgatggtgttattcttattataaacattataattatcataatgttcttttaacattagtaacagcaaaatatgataacgtaaaatatttcgtaaatcaaagaaaagggtgaacgggcgagacaggcagtactcgtaattggctcatcggtgacttagtacaagtgtagccatctatgtgtaaaatcaatcaaacaagtactcacagtgggcatagcacgtctgTACACATCatacccgttggcattgggttaacacatCCCATGCCAGTGCTGAACTACTCGCTACGCACTATGCTGACAAAGAAATACCTAAGAGATGTGCTAAGATATCCGACCACAAGAAAAGTTACCTGAATCTTGTTTACGATTTCCAAAACATCCACAAATATGTCAAGAGGATCATGCTGAGGAAGAAAGAACACTGAGTTTCTCTGCTCCCTTACGATCATCATATAAATAGAAATGGTTAATCATAAGAAGTATCTTTTCATAAAGACCTACGGGATCTATGACAGTGTAAGACATTTTTCACAGATGAATCTCTTCCAATCTTAATCACAGTATCCAGTATAGCTATTACGTATCATATAAAGTTGCTGAGAGTCATTGACTCCTTGATTTAAATAAGTTTGGTGATAAGAATAGCTACCTATAACAATTCTCCTATTTCAATAGGAACCATAGTGtgagttattataataatgtagtGATTTTCCATAAACTTAGTCAATTACTTCTTGCTTATTAGTTCTAGAACTGGACTTAATCATGCTATTTACTACAATTTTAAAAAAGCTctttataaaaaagaatataattgGAATATAGCATTCAGTTTGAAACTATAAAGTTCCTTATTCAACTGTAAATATTCCAAGTTAAAATTCCACTAACCCCTTCTTTACTATGTTATGTTTCCTGTTCAAACATACACAAGTGTTCTCTGAGAGCACTAATGCCATACAAACTCTGCTTAGCTTAAATGCCTGGCAGCAAATAGGGCTTAGATATGTTTTATACAGATAATTGTAATCATTTTGCAATGGCAATAGGTTGGTGTTTAATCAACATGACTTCAACCTTAACTTCCAGCTACAGCATACCGGCTTATATGTTGCAGCCACTTTTGGACAATCTTTGTTTTCTCTATAGAGGAAATTAATTGTGTTGTGGTAACTAATGATATCCATATACCCTCTTGGGTTGCTTGAGTACTACCAAAGAGAGGAGAGTTTCCAGGCTTAggccatctgtctctctcctactgGCTACAGCCTATCCAtccaatggtgatgatgaatctATTCTTCATAATGTAATataccattttcattaacattttccTTCACAGGCATAATATCTTATATCTTCGTGATCATCAgtatgaaattatattaattacagaGTAAACAGTTAGAATGTTGCTGCAGAATATAGAATACTCCTCATAGGTAGAGGACTGGTCAAGTTGATGCAGAAGAGATATAGTCTGTTTACATTATCAGGAGCAGGCAGTAAAGAAAGGGTTAAGTTAATGACAATCAAAATCAAGTTTGTTTTTAAGACTCCATCATCACAGAAGGTGTCTCAATATGAGGCTGCAAGATTTTATGCTTTGAATTATTTCAATCAGA is from Penaeus chinensis breed Huanghai No. 1 chromosome 36, ASM1920278v2, whole genome shotgun sequence and encodes:
- the LOC125044714 gene encoding LOW QUALITY PROTEIN: oligo-1,6-glucosidase-like (The sequence of the model RefSeq protein was modified relative to this genomic sequence to represent the inferred CDS: deleted 1 base in 1 codon) translates to MDKPHLLNFGSDGGGVGGGGGGPVGGVVAGGGGDYTQIASSDSDDSRSSISRSDENETVPCIIYTSDDSADVGQSDSTCCIDSEGMDYIAHNVHQIQDDEGSRRLLLDSGCPSPQPSPQADPMFSSSHPLAAITFSTGSDPELGVGADLGLQQDTGTKIIPPGSQLVVGNNDCNFERSTSVSSDSSGSSPEVQVPLLPEYHQLPNFTDFPEIQYEPLTDGANIANKKLHDPLDIFVDVLEIVNKIQPHLGRCMIGDDVHISAKYKESFYVKWNWNRIRHSCVLLNMSVLICLLCIGIGLLIQMPKGSECNPSHMWWQGSVMYEIYVPSFQDTDNDGIGDLTGVLNRIDYLKNIGIKAIRLNSVLETRDYLHSHTPITNYTAVDPMFGSNKDLHLLAAVLHEKNMYLLMDIPLTTKTNPNLGSDINHTVTPVSETNVRQLPLSHISEVLHYWLSLGVDGFFFPDITKFMNDPELLNAMHEWRNTLDHFSHGIEHRVMMVPLELLSSLKMSNLMHLDRVLDLVDLIDAPVDLTGSAQTIPDVLNSTTAWDAHASLPWINWNMGGIWRKRVSDLTHNHPLGRTFLLLFFPGTITLYYGDEIGLSEASKDSGWSSIMQWNENVNAGFSSGKPWQSVSRGWEERNVDAQNNTIAALKTMVTARQEKVPMYINGIFDYKGDYHPTKTSNYRIRYADAGLIVIDRFFPRRNQFAVVANLGQNVLTKDLSHLYFGGSVLASSHGHSGYVKFRSMTLQPGEALVCILDL